From a single Natronorubrum tibetense GA33 genomic region:
- a CDS encoding adenosylcobalamin-dependent ribonucleoside-diphosphate reductase: MSESELSAEELTLPIKRTDGDTLEARMTDNAYHNILPARYLRKDANGELTETQEDLFERVGTNIALAEAVYEAEKRDLEITVTPDQLKPGHPRRDELAEEVFGEGTTAEDDAETVLSERNVNKFAYDTVVPELPDEVREHVEDVAETFIEGMSELSFMPNSPTLMNAGDELQQLSACFVMSPDDDLSDIHETAKKAAEVFQSGGGVGYGFWQLRPFGDSVGSTGGIASGPITFMRTYDQLCETIAQGGTRRGAQMGIMRVSHPDVIEFIHAKNKDVSLAHTLRLNDPDDYTYTTFSEALEEARSLIDEDGRVPKHLRNAVEGHLSNFNISVGVTDDFMEAVQNGEEFTFTNPRTEEPHIATEETKEMYGRYDLGEHVEVGEPLSIPAELIFERIVEGAHENGEPGVIYLERVNKQHSFDVEKQEDHQILATNPCGEQPLEEYEACNLGHINLSTLADQEAPDWRVWSEKHGDEYDSFEAAVDAFLEEAIDYAEFDERIEYGTRFLENVVTMSDFPVEEIEEKVRDMRKIGLGVMGLAQLYIQLGIKYGSDEGNEVARQLMTHINHGAKATSHDLATERGSFNDWDDSKYATPTEYREWFEHQTGEDADDWADGFPIRNHNVTTIAPTGTTSMVGNTTGGCEPIYNVAYYKNVTDDVQGDEMLVEFDDYFLRTLEENGIDVDAVKEEAQEQMATNQFEGVEGLSTVPDAIGELFVITSDLSAKQHAAVQCAAQAGVDSAISKTVNAPNDSTLEDAKEVFEWVYENGGKGVTYYRDGTRSKQVLTTRADNADFADETEAAQALVEQIDEIFGGLEAFLGSDEVRDVLEEDVDSLTADDYDHVTVDFTEKRERPDALQGVSQRIDTGYGKVYVTINEDPETGQPFELFANIGHSGGFTNSFTEALAKVISTSLRSGVDPEEIVDELCGTRSPKVAWDKGEQIQSIPDAIGTAMRRYLDNEIDKPYPKQQTLEESADADTEVEYDGPQTDGGAAAAQGGAEADDDATQDLIDAGESPECPDCGSMSLYFSEGCKTCESCGWSEC; the protein is encoded by the coding sequence ATGAGCGAATCGGAGCTCTCCGCGGAAGAACTAACACTCCCAATCAAGCGCACCGACGGCGACACGCTCGAGGCGCGCATGACCGACAACGCCTATCACAACATCCTCCCCGCACGCTACCTGCGGAAGGATGCCAACGGCGAACTCACCGAGACCCAGGAGGATCTCTTCGAGCGCGTCGGCACGAACATCGCGCTGGCCGAAGCCGTCTACGAGGCCGAAAAACGCGACCTCGAGATCACGGTCACGCCCGACCAGCTCAAGCCAGGCCACCCGCGCCGTGACGAACTCGCCGAAGAAGTGTTCGGTGAGGGAACCACGGCCGAGGACGACGCGGAAACCGTCCTCAGCGAGCGCAACGTCAACAAGTTCGCCTACGACACCGTCGTTCCCGAACTCCCCGACGAGGTACGCGAACACGTCGAGGACGTCGCGGAGACGTTCATCGAGGGCATGTCGGAGCTCTCCTTTATGCCGAACTCGCCGACGCTGATGAACGCCGGCGACGAACTCCAGCAGCTCTCGGCCTGTTTCGTCATGAGCCCCGACGACGACCTCTCGGACATCCACGAGACCGCCAAGAAGGCCGCGGAGGTCTTCCAGTCCGGCGGCGGCGTCGGCTACGGCTTTTGGCAGCTTCGCCCCTTCGGCGACTCCGTCGGCTCGACCGGCGGCATCGCCTCCGGGCCGATCACGTTCATGCGGACCTACGACCAGCTCTGTGAGACGATCGCACAGGGCGGGACCCGACGCGGCGCCCAGATGGGCATCATGCGCGTCTCCCACCCGGACGTCATCGAGTTCATCCACGCCAAGAACAAGGACGTCTCGCTGGCGCACACGCTCCGGCTGAACGATCCCGACGACTACACCTACACCACCTTCTCCGAAGCGCTCGAGGAAGCGCGCAGTCTCATCGACGAGGACGGTCGCGTCCCCAAACACCTGCGAAACGCCGTCGAGGGCCATCTCTCTAACTTCAATATCTCCGTCGGCGTCACCGACGACTTCATGGAGGCCGTCCAGAACGGCGAGGAGTTCACGTTCACCAACCCGCGGACCGAAGAGCCCCACATCGCCACCGAGGAGACCAAGGAGATGTACGGCCGCTACGACCTCGGCGAACACGTCGAGGTCGGCGAACCGCTCTCGATCCCCGCAGAACTCATCTTTGAACGCATCGTCGAGGGCGCCCACGAGAACGGCGAACCGGGCGTTATCTACCTCGAGCGAGTGAACAAACAGCACTCCTTCGACGTCGAGAAACAGGAGGATCACCAGATTCTGGCAACGAACCCGTGTGGCGAACAGCCGCTCGAGGAGTACGAAGCCTGCAACCTGGGTCACATCAACCTCTCGACGCTCGCCGACCAGGAGGCGCCCGACTGGCGCGTCTGGTCCGAAAAACACGGCGACGAGTACGACAGCTTCGAAGCCGCCGTCGACGCCTTCCTCGAGGAGGCCATCGACTACGCGGAGTTCGACGAGCGAATCGAGTACGGTACTCGCTTCCTCGAGAACGTCGTCACGATGTCCGACTTCCCGGTCGAGGAGATCGAGGAGAAGGTCCGTGACATGCGCAAGATCGGTCTCGGCGTCATGGGACTGGCACAGCTGTACATCCAGCTGGGCATCAAGTACGGCAGCGACGAGGGCAACGAGGTCGCCCGCCAGCTGATGACCCACATCAACCACGGCGCGAAGGCGACGAGCCACGACCTCGCGACCGAACGCGGCTCCTTCAACGACTGGGACGACTCGAAGTACGCGACGCCGACCGAGTACCGCGAGTGGTTCGAGCACCAGACCGGCGAGGACGCCGACGACTGGGCCGACGGCTTCCCGATCCGCAACCACAACGTGACGACCATCGCGCCGACCGGCACGACCTCGATGGTCGGCAACACGACGGGCGGCTGTGAGCCGATCTACAACGTCGCCTACTACAAGAACGTCACCGACGACGTCCAAGGCGACGAGATGTTAGTCGAGTTCGACGACTACTTCCTGCGGACCTTAGAGGAGAACGGCATCGACGTCGACGCCGTCAAAGAGGAGGCCCAAGAGCAGATGGCCACGAACCAGTTCGAGGGCGTCGAAGGGCTCTCGACGGTCCCCGACGCCATCGGCGAACTGTTCGTCATCACGAGCGACCTTTCGGCGAAACAACACGCCGCAGTGCAGTGTGCCGCACAGGCCGGCGTCGACTCCGCCATTTCGAAGACGGTCAACGCCCCGAACGACTCCACGCTCGAGGACGCCAAGGAGGTCTTCGAGTGGGTGTACGAGAACGGTGGCAAGGGCGTTACCTACTACCGCGACGGCACCCGGAGCAAGCAGGTGCTGACCACGCGCGCCGACAACGCCGACTTCGCCGACGAGACCGAAGCCGCACAGGCGCTCGTCGAACAGATCGACGAGATCTTCGGCGGACTCGAGGCGTTCCTCGGAAGCGACGAGGTTCGAGACGTCCTCGAGGAGGACGTCGACTCGCTGACCGCTGACGATTACGACCACGTCACCGTCGACTTCACCGAGAAGCGCGAGCGACCGGACGCCCTGCAGGGCGTCAGCCAGCGCATCGACACCGGCTACGGCAAGGTCTACGTGACGATCAACGAGGATCCGGAGACCGGCCAGCCGTTCGAACTGTTCGCGAACATCGGCCACTCGGGCGGGTTCACCAACTCCTTCACCGAAGCGCTCGCGAAGGTTATCTCGACTTCGCTGCGCTCCGGCGTCGATCCCGAGGAGATCGTCGACGAACTCTGTGGCACGCGCAGTCCGAAGGTCGCCTGGGATAAGGGCGAGCAGATTCAGTCGATTCCGGACGCCATCGGCACCGCGATGCGGCGCTACCTCGATAACGAGATCGACAAGCCGTATCCGAAACAGCAGACGCTCGAGGAGTCCGCCGACGCGGACACCGAAGTCGAGTACGACGGCCCGCAGACCGACGGCGGCGCGGCCGCCGCACAGGGCGGCGCTGAGGCCGACGACGACGCCACGCAGGACCTCATCGACGCCGGCGAGTCGCCCGAGTGTCCCGACTGTGGCTCGATGTCGCTGTACTTCTCCGAAGGCTGCAAAACGTGCGAGAGCTGTGGCTGGTCGGAGTGTTGA
- a CDS encoding DUF5830 family protein, which translates to MDRDETKSDTAAGVSDDRVALGLALLERLEHESLPLPEVVDRIETVTTDPTVTRTILDEAELRGIVEREDGIIRPKSRQYVRFEQDVITKEGDFSCQRCGTGVSTGYFIDLDAGELGPFGSSCIRKVTGRED; encoded by the coding sequence ATGGATCGCGACGAGACCAAATCCGACACGGCCGCCGGCGTCAGCGACGACCGGGTCGCGCTCGGGCTGGCGCTGCTCGAGCGACTCGAGCACGAGTCGCTTCCCCTGCCCGAGGTCGTCGACCGGATCGAGACGGTGACGACCGATCCGACGGTGACGCGGACGATCCTCGACGAGGCGGAACTCCGCGGTATCGTCGAGCGTGAGGACGGAATCATCCGCCCGAAGAGCCGCCAGTACGTCCGGTTCGAGCAAGACGTGATCACGAAAGAGGGCGATTTCTCCTGCCAGCGCTGCGGGACGGGCGTCTCGACGGGCTATTTCATCGATCTCGACGCCGGCGAACTGGGACCCTTCGGCTCCTCGTGTATTCGGAAGGTGACCGGGCGGGAGGATTGA
- a CDS encoding HalOD1 output domain-containing protein, with protein sequence MGTGVPPSHKILTQVASSEGVSPTDLEPPLHDVIDPEALDRLVESSGRASGGRVVTIEFPYREYTVRVDSTGAVDLTVGDHLPDSTGDSTEESHSD encoded by the coding sequence ATGGGGACGGGGGTCCCACCGAGCCACAAAATACTGACGCAGGTCGCATCATCCGAGGGCGTTTCACCGACGGACCTCGAGCCACCGCTTCACGACGTCATCGATCCGGAGGCGCTCGACCGGCTGGTCGAGTCGAGCGGACGCGCCTCGGGTGGCCGCGTCGTGACGATCGAGTTTCCCTATCGAGAGTACACGGTACGGGTCGACAGCACTGGCGCGGTCGATCTGACCGTGGGAGATCACCTCCCGGATTCGACCGGCGATTCGACGGAGGAGTCCCACAGCGACTGA
- a CDS encoding response regulator has translation MACGLEQATCLSTQPTILVVDDERELADLYAMWVDGEYEVLTAYDGRSALEAMGSAVDVVLLDRHMPDLTGDEVLERIRAAGHDCWVIMATAVDPGLDIVELDIDDYVTKPVTRTQLTRIIKNLRVQAKFSNGGRRELAALSNKMETLEDEQSVEELEQTEAYRQLESDLTVLSDSLVK, from the coding sequence ATGGCCTGTGGTCTCGAACAAGCGACCTGTCTGTCCACACAACCGACGATCCTCGTCGTCGACGACGAGCGCGAACTCGCCGACCTCTACGCGATGTGGGTCGATGGAGAGTACGAGGTGCTGACCGCCTACGACGGCCGTTCGGCGCTCGAGGCGATGGGTTCGGCGGTCGACGTCGTTCTGCTCGACCGTCACATGCCGGATCTCACCGGCGACGAAGTCCTCGAACGGATCCGCGCCGCGGGCCACGACTGCTGGGTGATCATGGCCACGGCGGTCGATCCCGGGCTCGACATCGTCGAACTGGATATCGATGACTACGTGACCAAGCCGGTGACCAGAACCCAACTGACGCGAATCATCAAGAACCTCCGCGTGCAGGCCAAGTTCAGCAACGGCGGCCGCCGCGAACTCGCCGCGCTCTCGAACAAGATGGAGACGCTCGAGGACGAGCAATCGGTCGAAGAGTTAGAACAGACGGAGGCCTATCGGCAACTCGAATCCGATCTGACGGTGCTGAGCGACTCGTTGGTCAAGTGA
- a CDS encoding HVO_2523 family zinc finger protein, whose protein sequence is MAADDDGDGNGPDAVDGPSVDSSGAPTCPHCGEPLYKRHCKYVCPQHGPIIDCSDPFR, encoded by the coding sequence ATGGCTGCCGACGACGACGGAGATGGGAACGGGCCGGATGCAGTGGACGGGCCCAGTGTCGACTCGAGCGGCGCACCGACCTGTCCGCACTGCGGGGAACCGCTGTACAAGCGCCACTGCAAGTACGTCTGTCCGCAGCACGGCCCCATCATCGACTGTTCTGATCCCTTCCGGTGA
- the trpG gene encoding anthranilate synthase component II has product MSAAGEEHTANANGDGETEPLTVLFVDNYDSFTYNLVEYVSQQAGTETEVLKNTASLEEIRAVDPDAIIISPGPGHPKNDRDVGVTMQVLREVSPTVPTLGVCLGLEAAVYEYGGTVGRAPDPIHGKASAVDHDGAGVFAGLEQGFRAGRYHSLVATAVPDCFEVSATAEHGKETLVMGVRHREHPIEAVQFHPESVLTALGHDVIENFLESVAED; this is encoded by the coding sequence ATGAGCGCGGCGGGCGAGGAGCACACGGCGAACGCAAACGGAGACGGTGAGACGGAGCCGTTGACGGTCCTGTTCGTCGACAACTACGACTCCTTTACGTACAACCTGGTCGAGTACGTCAGCCAGCAGGCCGGCACCGAGACCGAGGTGCTGAAAAACACCGCGTCGCTCGAGGAGATCCGCGCGGTCGACCCCGACGCGATTATCATCAGCCCCGGACCGGGGCACCCGAAGAACGACCGCGACGTTGGCGTCACGATGCAGGTTCTCCGGGAGGTGAGCCCGACGGTGCCGACGCTCGGCGTCTGTCTGGGTCTCGAGGCCGCCGTCTACGAGTACGGCGGGACCGTCGGCCGAGCGCCCGATCCAATCCACGGGAAGGCCTCCGCCGTCGACCACGACGGCGCGGGCGTCTTCGCGGGACTCGAGCAGGGCTTTCGCGCGGGCCGGTATCACTCGCTGGTCGCGACAGCGGTCCCGGACTGCTTCGAGGTATCGGCCACGGCCGAACACGGAAAAGAAACGCTCGTCATGGGCGTCCGCCACCGAGAGCACCCGATCGAAGCCGTGCAGTTCCACCCAGAGAGCGTGCTCACGGCGCTCGGGCACGACGTAATCGAGAACTTCCTCGAGTCGGTCGCGGAGGACTGA
- a CDS encoding MFS transporter, giving the protein MSDRWLYAWGLGSVAFGGVSLIVPLYVVSLGGDPFTLGVLAAAAAFAGVPGALTFGGLADRTGKRRGFVVAALGLVAVMAALVPLTQSIPIVVGANAVIWFASAAALPILTLLAVTDVPDSQWSAQIARLNTYQGVGWALGLFAGAVWTAGAELVLDPLAAQQGFLLACAGCAGLSCVAAVRLLPPDPRPGEEPTPRKLRRAIRRAGRFNVRGVTFPFSPVRVDPRDLHPSRLARRFTPDLTLYFGAIVLVFAGSAVFFAPLPAFLGDAGYGSDGIFALYLVSSVASAVFFDRVGRLAARHDAELVQVAGLLGRAIGLPLVALVGIVFGATAIGIAGTAVVFVLIGLSWAVIAVTTGTIVTQLAPAGVRGEALGVYSALMAFAGGLGSLLGGWLAASSYGLAFAVAGGLVLGGAGLVVLLWHRTAAVTALNRSAS; this is encoded by the coding sequence ATGTCCGATCGGTGGCTGTACGCGTGGGGGCTCGGCTCCGTCGCGTTCGGTGGCGTCTCGTTGATCGTCCCGCTCTACGTCGTCTCGCTTGGCGGCGACCCGTTCACACTCGGCGTACTCGCCGCAGCAGCCGCGTTCGCCGGGGTTCCCGGCGCGCTGACGTTCGGCGGGCTGGCGGATCGAACGGGTAAACGCCGCGGCTTCGTCGTCGCGGCACTCGGACTCGTCGCCGTGATGGCGGCTCTCGTCCCCCTTACGCAGTCGATTCCGATCGTCGTCGGCGCGAACGCCGTCATCTGGTTCGCCTCCGCGGCGGCGTTACCGATCCTGACCCTCCTCGCAGTCACTGACGTCCCCGACTCTCAGTGGAGCGCCCAGATCGCCCGGCTCAACACCTACCAGGGAGTGGGCTGGGCGCTCGGACTCTTCGCGGGTGCCGTCTGGACCGCCGGCGCGGAACTGGTTCTCGACCCCCTCGCCGCCCAGCAGGGGTTCCTGCTGGCCTGCGCCGGCTGTGCCGGCCTGAGCTGTGTGGCCGCAGTTCGGCTGTTGCCGCCGGACCCCCGACCGGGCGAGGAGCCCACGCCGCGGAAGCTTCGACGCGCGATTCGACGCGCCGGCCGGTTCAATGTTCGCGGCGTCACGTTTCCGTTCTCCCCCGTGCGCGTCGACCCTCGAGACCTTCATCCCAGCCGACTGGCCCGTCGGTTCACGCCCGACCTCACACTCTACTTCGGCGCGATCGTCCTCGTCTTCGCCGGATCAGCGGTCTTTTTCGCTCCACTCCCCGCGTTTCTGGGCGACGCGGGCTATGGCTCCGACGGCATCTTCGCGCTCTATCTGGTCTCGAGCGTCGCCTCGGCCGTCTTCTTCGACCGCGTCGGTCGTCTCGCGGCGAGACACGACGCCGAGCTCGTCCAGGTCGCCGGACTCCTCGGCCGAGCGATCGGGCTTCCGCTCGTCGCCCTCGTGGGCATTGTCTTCGGCGCGACGGCAATCGGTATCGCCGGGACCGCGGTCGTTTTCGTCCTGATCGGGCTCTCCTGGGCCGTGATTGCCGTGACGACGGGAACGATCGTCACGCAGCTCGCGCCCGCGGGGGTCCGCGGCGAGGCCCTCGGCGTCTACAGCGCGCTCATGGCGTTTGCCGGCGGGCTCGGAAGCCTCCTGGGCGGTTGGCTCGCCGCCTCGAGCTACGGACTCGCCTTCGCCGTCGCGGGTGGGCTGGTTCTCGGGGGTGCCGGTCTCGTCGTCCTGTTGTGGCACCGAACGGCGGCCGTGACGGCGTTAAACCGGTCGGCTAGCTGA
- a CDS encoding TVP38/TMEM64 family protein codes for MTLSSVDRRALVGTVVIGAIVAMGVLVSPSTVLGAVESVSVDPYLFGLVVVGLYLVRPLLVLPTTPLAVVVGYGYGVTLGIPIALVGVVATVIPVFLVARWFVRTDASASSDARDDSVSASIEGAFGSLFERAGSVVARYYETAGPTRGVVVSRLAPIPSDVSTCAAAVSGVRLRQFVLGTVVGELPWTVAGVVVGASAATVTAGGLGELGVTLTVACLVAASVLLAGPAYRAVRTHRRSGKTGRTAES; via the coding sequence ATGACATTGTCGTCGGTGGACCGCCGTGCGCTCGTCGGGACGGTCGTGATCGGTGCGATCGTCGCGATGGGTGTGCTCGTCTCGCCGTCGACGGTGCTCGGGGCCGTCGAGTCGGTCTCGGTCGATCCGTATCTGTTCGGACTCGTCGTGGTCGGGCTCTATCTCGTACGGCCGCTGCTCGTGCTCCCGACGACGCCGTTGGCCGTCGTCGTCGGGTACGGCTACGGCGTCACGCTCGGGATCCCGATCGCACTCGTCGGTGTCGTGGCGACAGTGATACCCGTCTTCCTCGTCGCTCGCTGGTTCGTCCGCACCGACGCGAGCGCTTCGAGTGACGCACGCGACGACTCCGTGTCGGCGTCAATCGAGGGCGCGTTCGGCTCTCTCTTCGAGCGGGCGGGGAGCGTCGTCGCCCGCTATTATGAGACGGCGGGACCGACCCGTGGCGTCGTCGTCTCCCGGCTGGCACCGATTCCATCGGACGTTTCGACGTGTGCGGCAGCGGTCAGCGGCGTGCGACTCCGACAGTTCGTGCTCGGGACGGTCGTCGGCGAACTCCCGTGGACGGTGGCCGGCGTCGTCGTCGGCGCGTCGGCCGCCACCGTCACCGCGGGCGGGCTCGGCGAACTCGGCGTCACGCTCACCGTCGCCTGTCTCGTCGCGGCGTCGGTACTGCTTGCCGGCCCGGCGTATCGCGCCGTTCGGACGCACAGACGGTCGGGGAAGACCGGGCGGACGGCGGAGAGTTAG
- a CDS encoding HalOD1 output domain-containing protein, which translates to MTEMTSQSPSVLTEEQYAVQYDRLDNEPLSVAVVDAVATFCDDDVTELEPLHYTINADALERLFEPRADGLRSGGSVTFEYNDCLVTVDADGEIRVETA; encoded by the coding sequence ATGACCGAGATGACTTCACAATCACCGTCCGTTCTAACGGAGGAACAGTACGCTGTGCAGTACGATAGACTCGACAACGAACCACTGAGCGTCGCCGTCGTCGATGCGGTTGCGACGTTCTGTGACGACGACGTGACCGAACTCGAGCCACTTCACTATACGATCAACGCCGACGCGCTCGAACGGCTGTTCGAACCGCGAGCGGACGGACTCCGATCGGGGGGTTCGGTAACGTTCGAGTACAACGACTGTCTCGTAACCGTCGATGCCGACGGCGAAATTCGGGTCGAAACGGCGTAG
- a CDS encoding DUF7115 domain-containing protein yields MSVPGIVQSTLNGEEIAARVSLGGEDELFITPSSTLVYSSEGLLSDESIDEYPHEADRLTLSEGRRKTKFTLEYPLEGTKSFSVPGSKTDGVLHPVLAGVLNGNGITDPGETVAKTYRFSELTLIITSDRLVKHIGAAVWDGDYEEYHFEDVTSLAFEDGSVATQIVLTVDGRPQRIKAPNEQANDLRERLQRALFEYHDVGSLEELNEKVGGDDEAEQRQRSASVDFGEGVDPLDANPPSLDDHEPVDETAGGVQEPAATPDPLADETPAAGSDANEPQPAAESSPTSEPQGHQDPEQASTHREQTETQSVAQTPAETDPATGQEADPAASEAETFEMSAETVSGHDSDLEGTEPTEIDTEPADIETTPTQDDGGLGTDSTPLLGTDPEPDDDVTDELLERVEALEVAVERQTEVIERQQGTIEQLIAELRKQR; encoded by the coding sequence ATGAGCGTTCCCGGAATCGTCCAGTCTACTCTCAATGGCGAGGAAATCGCGGCGCGCGTCTCTCTCGGCGGCGAAGACGAACTCTTCATCACGCCCTCGAGCACGCTCGTCTACAGCTCCGAAGGCCTGCTAAGCGACGAGTCGATCGACGAATACCCCCACGAGGCCGACCGACTCACCCTCTCGGAAGGCCGACGCAAGACGAAGTTCACCCTCGAGTACCCCCTCGAGGGAACGAAATCGTTCAGCGTCCCTGGCAGCAAAACTGACGGCGTCTTGCACCCGGTGCTGGCCGGCGTTCTGAACGGCAACGGAATCACTGATCCCGGTGAAACGGTCGCCAAGACCTACCGTTTCAGCGAACTGACACTGATAATCACCAGCGACAGACTCGTCAAACACATCGGCGCGGCAGTCTGGGACGGCGACTACGAGGAGTACCACTTCGAGGACGTCACGAGCCTTGCGTTCGAGGATGGCAGCGTCGCGACGCAGATCGTGCTCACCGTCGACGGCCGACCGCAGCGGATCAAAGCCCCCAACGAGCAGGCGAACGATCTCCGGGAACGGCTCCAGCGAGCCCTCTTCGAGTACCACGACGTGGGCTCGCTCGAGGAACTCAACGAGAAAGTCGGTGGTGACGACGAGGCCGAACAGCGCCAGCGGAGCGCGTCGGTCGACTTCGGAGAGGGTGTCGATCCCCTCGACGCCAACCCGCCGTCGCTGGACGATCACGAACCCGTCGACGAGACGGCCGGTGGCGTCCAGGAACCCGCAGCAACCCCTGATCCGCTGGCGGACGAGACGCCGGCCGCTGGCTCGGACGCGAACGAGCCACAGCCCGCGGCAGAGTCGAGTCCGACGAGTGAGCCACAGGGCCACCAGGACCCCGAACAGGCGTCCACGCACCGCGAGCAGACCGAGACGCAGTCGGTGGCGCAGACGCCAGCCGAGACCGATCCGGCCACGGGACAGGAGGCTGATCCAGCGGCGAGCGAGGCCGAAACCTTCGAAATGTCGGCTGAGACCGTAAGTGGACACGACTCCGATCTCGAGGGAACTGAGCCGACCGAGATCGACACGGAGCCGGCCGATATCGAGACGACCCCGACGCAGGACGACGGCGGACTCGGCACGGACTCGACGCCATTGCTCGGGACCGACCCCGAACCCGATGACGACGTCACCGACGAACTGCTCGAGCGCGTCGAGGCACTCGAAGTCGCCGTCGAGCGACAGACCGAGGTCATCGAACGCCAGCAGGGAACGATCGAGCAACTGATCGCCGAACTCCGCAAGCAGCGGTAG